The Dehalococcoidia bacterium genome has a segment encoding these proteins:
- a CDS encoding slipin family protein: protein MDWVIIIAVVAALLLILLPASIKIVYQYEAGVVFRLGRLEKTRGPGIRFIIPFLDRMRKVDTRTITMDVPSQEAITRDNVTLKVNAVVYFRVMHPEAAVIEVFDYRLATYQIAQTTLRSVLGQSELDELLARREKINQQLQQIIDEQTEPWGIKVSVVEVKDVELPSSMQRAMAAQAEAERERRAKIIHAEGELQASVKLAEAGAIIGREPTTLQLRYLQTLTEIATEKTNTLVFPLPLDLLSAFIPKKKD from the coding sequence ATGGATTGGGTGATAATTATTGCCGTAGTGGCGGCACTACTGCTCATCCTGCTGCCGGCGTCCATAAAGATCGTCTACCAGTATGAGGCTGGCGTTGTGTTTCGGCTGGGCCGATTGGAGAAGACTAGAGGACCGGGGATACGCTTTATCATCCCCTTCCTCGACCGCATGCGCAAGGTGGACACTCGTACTATCACCATGGATGTTCCCTCTCAGGAGGCGATCACCAGGGACAATGTTACACTCAAGGTGAACGCGGTGGTCTACTTCAGGGTGATGCACCCGGAGGCTGCTGTAATTGAGGTCTTTGACTACAGGCTGGCCACCTACCAGATCGCTCAGACCACCTTAAGGAGCGTGCTGGGCCAATCCGAGCTTGATGAGCTGCTGGCGCGCCGCGAAAAGATAAATCAGCAGCTGCAGCAGATCATCGATGAGCAGACGGAGCCCTGGGGAATCAAGGTGAGTGTGGTGGAGGTAAAGGATGTGGAGCTGCCCAGCTCAATGCAGCGGGCGATGGCGGCACAGGCTGAGGCGGAACGCGAGCGGCGCGCCAAGATCATCCACGCTGAGGGCGAGCTGCAGGCTTCTGTAAAGCTAGCTGAGGCGGGCGCTATAATCGGCAGGGAGCCGACAACGCTGCAACTGCGCTATCTACAGACTCTTACCGAGATCGCCACCGAGAAGACCAATACCCTGGTATTCCCCCTGCCCCTGGACCTGCTCAGCGCCTTCATACCAAAAAAGAAGGATTGA